The sequence TATTTTTTGTGTTAAAGTTGATAGTACTAGTTAAGTTTATTAAAATGTGTAAAGTTGGGtgatttttagttaattagggcttctttctatttaaatgAGAGCCAAGGTCTCTCTTGTGATAAGTGGAGGAAACATTGTCTTATACAAAACTTTGTACTATTAAAGAGCACAGTTTACAAGCAAGAGAAGGACTTGGTGcttctaataaaattgaattgaaataatatttttcatacaaTTGAATCATCAAAATCAGGTTGTCGTTTCTGTGCTTAAATccaattaaattcatttttgtGTTCAAGCTTTTTGTATGTGATCCTTGCTAGTTTAGATTGATTTCCTTAATAACATTAAATACCTTTCATTTGAGTGTAATTTCTTAGCTCAGGTCTTGAAAACTGTAAAAGATGCAGGAGGTATTACAAGACAACCTCCGATTGGAAAGGGAACCTCTATGACAGAATAAGCAGAAGCATTCTCTGCGAGTCTTATCACCTCTAGACTTAGAGAAATAGAGTAAATTCACAAAATGAAAATCTTGATGTGAATAATTATCATTAGACGAATTAGAAACATTGTCTAACCGAAGTTATGTGAAGAGATAAATACTCATATTGCTAGGAATGAGACATCTAGATTTGCTATGCTAATCTAAGATAAGCACTATGTTGGAGAGAAGAAGGAGATGAAAAaaacttctctttttttttttaatcaaaacaTAAAACTTACATCATATTTATGCTAACATTAAGACCTAACGCATAAGATAAAGACTCTTCATGAACCCAACTCTCGGCTTTCTAAATACATAGCCATTAAGTAATTATTTCATGAACCTTGACATAAAACTTTTCATATAACAAATAACTTTTAACATTCTAGTAGTAAATACTtcaaagattaattaatttaagtttaaattcCAATACTCCTCTTTAAACTTAAGTCTTAGTTATTCCAAGCCttgcttttaattttataaaattttcaaactttaAAGACTTGGTGAATATATCAACAACTTGATCTTGGGACTTCACATACTTCAGTTCTACTTCCTTCTTATTAATGCTTTCTAAATGGTACCTTATGTTTATGTGCTTGCTCCTATCATGAAAAGTAGGATTCTTCCCTAATACTATGGCTGACTtgttatcaataaaaatttcagtTGCTTCTTTTTTTCGAAAAATCAAATCCAACAACTTCCTTAACCATATAGCATAACAAACACACACAGCAGCTGTAGCATATTTTGTATTACACGTTGAAAGAGTTATGATGGATTGTTTTTTCGAACTCCATGTAAACACAACATCTCCAATATAAAACACAAAACATGTAATACTCTTTTGATCATTAACATATCCTCCCCAATCACTATCACCATAACCAACCAAACTGAAATTTCCAGAAGCTGTGTAAAGTAGTCTATAATCTAAAGTTCATTTACCATATATCAAAATCCTTTTGGCAGCCTTTATGTGTGAACTAGTTAGTACCTCCATATAACGACTAATAAGTCCAATTTCATAAAGAATATCAAGCCTAGAATATGTCAAGCACCTTAAGTTACTAACAAGCTTTCGATATAAAGTAGGATTCACCTTCTCACAATTATAAGAGTTCTCCATATTGAATTCTTTCAAGACGTTCTTTGCATAGCCGTTTTGAGAAGTAAAAATGTCTTCATCTAATTGTGTCACTTCAATTCCAAGATAATAGGACATGAATCCAATATCTGTCATCTCAAACTCTTCAGCCATCTCCTTCTTGAATTCTTCAGACattgttaaattatttcatGTAAAGATTtaatcatcaacatacaagcaattaatcaaaatatcattattctctttcttcttgaCATAAAGACATATCCTTGAGGACACTTTAtgaattctttctttctaaagtAATCATCATTTCGGATGTATCATACTCTTAATGCTTGCTTCAGGTCATACAAAGCCTTCTTCAACTTCAAgactttattttcttgccCTTTAACATCATAACTTATTGGTTGTTCTATATAAAGATCCTCTTCAAAATACCCATTCGCAAAGCTGAGTTTacattcatttgaaaaattctCCATTTCTTTTGAGCAGCTAATGAAATGATCAATCGAATTGTCTCTAAATGAGGAACTAGTGCAAAAACTTCATCATAATTTATGACATGTCGTTGGCTGAATCCTCTGCAACAAGTCGAGCTTTGAATTTCTCCACCTATTCATttgcattctttttaattttataattccaTTTCACTCAAACAGCTTGGCATCCTTATGGAAGATTTGACAATTTCCATGTATCATTCTTCTAAATTGCTTTCATTTCTTCATTCATGGGAAATCTCTACTCTTTATCTTGCATTGCTTCTTCAAAATCTATAGACTCTGATCCTGAAAAGATAATAAAGAGCAGTATCATTAATCTCGTTAGTGTTTGCATAAATGTTATCAAGACTCTTATCTTAAGATCTCTTTTAGAGGAACTTGGAGTATCATGATCATCACGAACAAGTGTTGGAGTTCTAAGAGGTGAAGGAGGATGCTCATTAACTCATGTTTGGCTAGACTCATaattaagaaaaggaaagaaattgtaGTCCTcatcttaattttcttaattaaaagaacCATCTTTATCAAATTTGACATCTCGACTAATAACAGTTTTCTTGCTCTTTGGATTTATATAGTTTGTAGCCTTTGGACTTTGCATCATACCCAACAAACACAAGCTTCTCACTTTTATCAtccaatttaattcttgtttCATCCGAAACATGAACATAAGCTACTCTTAGATGAGTAAGAGTTTACTTTTTTCCACTCTATTTCTCCTGCGATGTAGACTTTTGTAACCCACTCGTAGGACACTTTTTGGATAAATAAACTGAACAAGCTACAGCTTTAGCCCAAAATTCTTTAGGCATGTGTTTACTCTTCAACATACTTCTTGTCATGTCAAGAATAGTTCAAATCTTTCGCTCCATCACACCATTCTGCTGAAGTGATCTTGAAATTGTCAAGAATATTCGAATGCCACGAGATTCTTAAAAATCATCGAATTTTTTTGAAGTGGATTTGCCACCACGATTAGTTCTCAAAATCTTAATTGAATATCCACTTTCTTCTCTAGCATCTCCTTGAATTTCTTAAACATATTAAGAGCTTCTGACTtatgttttagaaaatatatcgAAGGCTTTCGACTATGGTTATCAATGAACAATAAGAAATATCTATTCTTACCAAAAGAAGGTGGATCTATAGGGCCACGAATATCATTATATACCAATTCAAGAGATTTTAAGGCTCTTAATAATGACTCCTTTTGAAAGGTGTTCTGAATTGTTTGCCGTATAAACATTCTTCACACAACTGCTATGGGTGATCAATGAAAGGCAAGTCGTATACCATTTTCTCTTTCGTTAACAACTTTAAactatcaaaatttaaatgacCCATCCTTTGATGCCAGCGCTAAAAAGGATCTAATGAACATACTTTTAAGCATTTGACACAATCAGTCTGGATTTTGAAAGTAAACATCCTGTTCTTAGACATCTTCACTATGGCAATCAGATTACCTTAGAATCTTTCATCATCAAAGCATAATTCTGGAGCATGATctcatatattttctttaaaatctaACCCAAATTCAATATGTTTGATTTAAGTGCAGGCACATAATAAAGTTGAGTAATGAACTGAATTTGATTCATCCTTAGCTTGAATGAGAATAAAACATCTTCCTTTAATCATAACTTTTCTATCatctctaaaaaaaataactcctttaaAAGATTCATCAAGAGACACAAAAAAGTCTTCTTGCATATCAAATAATTGCTTGCATCTGTATTTAAGTACCATGCCACTTGACCTTTTTCTTCACCTTTATCACATGATAGTAATAAAGTGTCTCCTTCATTATCTTCACCTTTAGCGCAAtaaaacttttcttctttgacaCATAAATTTATGCATTCAGATTTGAACATACTTTCACAATTATAACATTGTATATTAACCTTACATTTTGAGGTGTAATGTCTATATTTTCACAATTGTAACATTGCACATCAACTTTTGAATATCCTCTTTTGGACCAATTACCTCTGCCATGTCCTCTTGATGCTTGCTTCTAATTTGAACTCTTATCATTATTAGAGTTTCTATCAAACCTCCCTCTTTCTCTTCCTCTATAATTACTACATTCATGACCGCGACCATGACTTCTACCTTTGCCTCTTCCTCTCTGAGAATCTTCATTCccatcttctttctcttttcaagACAACTTTGAGAGAAGCACTTGAGCTTGTGGTTGCTTCTCAGTCATCCTTTCTTCATGAGCTTGCAATGATCCCATCAACTCATCAATAGTGATAGAGCCTAGATCCTTTGACTCTTCGATGGCAATAACAacataatcaaattttgaGTGTAGAGCCTCAAAATCTTTTTAACTACTTGAACATCATCTAGTTTTTCACCATATCTTCTCATTTGATTGATAACAACCAATACTCGAGTGAAGTAGTCTGAAATTGATTCAGAACTTTTCATCTTAAGAGATCCAAACTAGGCTCTCAAGGTCTGATGGCAAACTTTTACGACCTTATCAACTCTTTTAAAAAATGCCGCAACATCTCTTGTGCTTGGTAGTTGCTACACCCGAAACTTTCTCAAACATTTCACCTAAGCACGAATGTATCAACGTCAATGTAGTTGATCTTTCGAGATCTATGTAAAGCCTCCCTCTAAGCTTGATTCAAGCCTTTGTCATTTGCAggttatttaaattctttctcAATAAAATTCAATGCATCTTCTGATCCTAGCACAACTTTCATTTGAATACACCAATTATCATAATTTCTGTGGTGACTTTTGGACACTGAAAAGGGATCATTCGTCCATTCATCATTTTttatcacttactttctttactttttttatttttttatcactcACTCTTTTTTTATGGCTCTAATACCACTTTATTAGAGAGGAGAAGGAGATGAAAAGCgctttaatatttctttttttttatatcaaaatacaAACTTACATCATATTTTACTAACATCAAGACTTAAAACATAAGACAAAGACTCTTCATGAACCTAACTCTTACCTTTCTAAATATATCAtcattaagtaattatttCATCAAACCTAGATATTAATGCTATGTTTGGTTTATTGTAATGACCCCTATAATGGAATGGGCATTATATTACATGTGTCATTCCTTTGTTTGGTAAAGAATCATTATGTAATGataattacttaaataatCATTACTTTCAACCATGTATTAGCCAATACATCAACCAGCAAAGGATATCtcattatattacttttttttttctcttcttcatctttatttctaagattatacttcttcttcttaaaaaTTTCCAAATTTAAATCCTAgctctcaaattaaaaatttaaatcctcTCTCATGTAAGGATTTCTTCCTCAATCTCTCTTCATCACTCTCTATCTTTCTCCTTCATTCTGATTCCTGGACCAAATTCTCAAAAAACTTGGTTCTTCTTCCTTTCATCATCATCTCTCTTTGTTGTAGTAACAAATGGCATTAACAGTAGGTTATAGTCCACAAGTCACTGCCTCAAGTGCTCCTTTCTTCGTGCTTCTCTCATTTTTATGCTCTTGTCGAGGTAAATAATTCttgcttattttcttattctattTGGTACAAAGAAATAAGGTGTAACAGATTATGGGCACACtaaatctatttctttttgtgtatTCTTATGAACATGAAAGAATTCATCTAACTGAATTGATTACTATCTTAGCTAATTCTTGTAAATTCCTATTGAAAATCAGAGGCGATACCATCGATGCTTAATAAAGGTTATACGTGATTTTATTTGGGAACACTACTATAAAGTTTTATTCTCCTTTCATGATTTCTATTTGAATATAATTGAGAAAGTGGTGGCCTACTGTCAATGTCAGTATTATACTCCTCTATAATTTAAGTGATGAATGAAAAGGACACGGGCAATGATTTTTATATCACCATCTTGATTGTAGCTAATGTTTGTATTTTATTGTTTGACATGTGTGCTATGGTTTAATAATATGCATTTGTATTAATGCTGTAAAAACTTATTGTTTTGGTGTCTTTAGGCAGAGataatcaaattcaacttaCCACCACTTTCCTTTTTAATAATCTTGAATGtagtaatttatattatcattcTAATTTGCCTCCCACGTTTTGCATTATGCATTTGATGTTGTGCAATTCATtgttctcatttattttgacaaTGGCAATTTTAAATGTGTCTTAAAGAATCACCATTTTTGAAGCTCTGAGCTGTAAGTCCaaatggaaaaaaattaaaaacaaatgaaaagagcAATGGGGATAATTAAATTGTGGGGTTATCCttgtatattaattttttcaagaTATATTAACTTTAGTTGTCTAGATTTTGACAATTATCTTTCAGATGTTTGTCCAACATTTTGATCACcttttgatttatattttttaaagtagaTTTGTTGAtgagttattttaattataatattgcGCCACAAATTTCTATATTATGATATATGTAACtctattactttttaatattaactatGTTATTATCTTTTGTAATGCAGCAATGTCAAGTTCTATTTAACCAAAAGGATcggaaaaaaatataaggtCACAGACATTCGATGAAGAATCTAAGCTCATTGAAACTCTCATTTAGTTGCAAAATTCTGGGAGATTTAAAGCTGAACGTGATTTCAAAGCCGGACATTTCAAAGTTGTGGAAGATCTTCTTCAAGTAAAGTTACCAGGACATGGAATTAAAGCAAAGCCACATATTGAGTCAAAATTAAGGATTGTAAGAAATCATTTTGGTGTTGTACATGACATGTTAGCTAGCAACAATTGTATTAGATTTGGTTGGGACTTTGATCGGAAATGCGTGATAATAGAAAATGCAGTTTGGGAAGAATATTTAAAGgtacatttttaatatatatacatttatgtttatgtttaatttgaaatttttaaggCATGCATATGtatatgtttatatagagTCGTCAAGAAGCTGAACCATTAAGATTTAAGGCACTTTTCCCTTTATGATGAGCTTTGCATAGTATTTGGGAAAGATCATGCTACAGGGAAAAATGTTGAAGCACCTACTAATATTTTGGAGGAGTTAGAGAATGAAGCACCTGCAATAAATATGTCAATGAGAATGTAATTGCTAATCATAATGGAAGTTctacatttttctttaagaCAAATGAAGAGAGCTCGAAGCAAAAAAAGAGTAGAAGTGAATTCATTGCAAGCTTGTCTAAAGTGATTAAGGAGTCTACAACTATTCTTAGCATGTAATTTGGAAAAGCAACTGGGAGGCTTAGTCGAGCATTGGAAGATAGTGATACTAATGACAAAAGATTGATGATTAACAATAAATTGACAAAACTATCTGGTCTTGTTATGTTGGAGCGACACAAAGCAACTAGAAAATTTGGTTGTGATTATGAAACTACTAACATATTCTTTCCCATTCttaagaatgaaaaagaagtttgggtgAAAGATTTACTTAATGGAGATACTTGAGCATTGTGGAGTATTTGTATGGTGTTGGACATTTAGTTGTATTATTTACTTTAACATTTGTGTcttaaagaatttttatttttgtcatgTTTATTTTAGTAGTAATAGTTAAGGTAAACTTAATATTGAGTTAGTTTGATTACAAAGAATGGACTTTTAGGGCCAAATTGTCCACTAACTTTTTTTTGCTATTATAGCATTTATATATTGCTATTCTATGTGTTATGTTAGAGTTAGAACATTTTTAATGCTTATATTTGTTCATTCTTGTTCgtgaattatttataatattttttagatgtttaattttactagtattataattttcttaagataagtaattttactaatattatcattttcttaggattataaaattatttatattttttataaactaatttttaaaatataattttttatgttatagATCATAAAGAATTATTTGACAATTacgatttattttttaatattaagttttgattttttattatagtaataGTGGATATACAATtattgaagaaattaaaaataaattaataaatttaaatataattatattatattacataaatatatatatagataacgaaatataaaaatgtaatagACATTACATTCACTTATCACTTATATAACCAACatggaaataaataataaatacattatattctattacttatttaattatattatttagttgATTACATTCACTCCCATTACGCTCtaccaaatataatttatactttttatataataaacgCTCtaccaaatataatttatattttttatataataaataattcttagtattttaatagtaaatactccaaaaattaattaatttaaatttaatttccaaCACACTATTAATCATCTCTGTTGTTGGTAATTGGTTTTGAAGATCAATAGTTTTTCTCTGGTTTATGCACcaataacaacaataataataataataataataataataataataataataataataataataaatagtacACAACAAAAGATCCATGCTTCAAATTACGCCATACAAAATAGCTGGGAGTAGCAGGcactcaaaattataaataacaaattgagagccatacaaaataaatcaaaacttaTGATTTCTCCTGGAAAAGAAGCAATACCCACTCACACATATTGATGAAAAGAAATCATCCACTAAAAAGGACTTCATATTCATATAGATTGCTTCTGTGATTGACCTCTCTAACAAACACcattcatcttcttcttctccaagACAAACTTTTTCCAAATAGTTGTTATCTCCCGTTGCGTTTCAATAACACTCTTCTTTGCTGCCTTTGttccattcttttctttctcttcaacAATAGCAATCTTTTCACGGAGCCTGGAAGGAAGAGTATCAAGCTCATGCAGAACCTTTTCAATATCAAGAACAAGCCGCTCTGCGAAAGTGCGCGAAAAATCTTCTCTAATCACAACACGGAGGACAGTAACGTGTTGAGCATCAGGTGGCATTGTGTATGCAGGAACAATCCAGCCAAACCTCCTTAGCAATTCAGAAATCTCGAACTCGTTATGGCTGCTGTTGTCTTTCAGGGAAAATGCAACTAGTGGTACACCATTATCCTTTGAGACAATGGTGAATCTCCCTGTCTTCTCTAGTCCGTCCTTGAGAACCAGCATGTTGTCTCTGCAATTTTCCATAATGTTTCTGTATCCCTGCAAGTGACAAGTAAAATATTTCTTGTTAAAAGGGCAGACTATTATAGAGAACTGAATTATGGGATACATGTATTAACATGTAATAATTTGAGAGTTAGATATTTTTCACAGTAACTGGTGATATCATGGATCATGGCACTGTAAAATTCTTCTAAATAGGTATGTTGGACTGACCTCATAACCCAAGCGAATGAGTTGATAGTACTGAGCAATGACTTGGCTAGAACCTGcaaaaaaatggaagaaaattTAGGTTTTACATGTaaaagagaagagagttgGAAGAGGATGGTCAGTTGAGATTTACATGAAGGGGGTTTGCAAAATTATTTACCTTTGGAGAAATTGAGGGTGAAGGTAGGTTGATCAGCTCCAAGATAGTTGATATGGAAGATGAGTTCATCAGGCAAGTCATCTTTGTTCCTCCAAATGACCCAACCAATTCCAGCATAGACTAGTCCATATTTGTGCCCACTAACATTGATACTCTTCACCAATGGCAATCTGAAATCCCACTCAAGTTCTGGGTAAAGAAAAGGTGCAATAAATCCACCACTTGCTGCATCAACATGTATTGGAGTATCCCATCTGCaaaagaaagatataaaatatatatgacaTTAAAAAGTCTGCAAGCAGGCACATTAACATCAACATGGATAGTGGTTAATCAATAATCATCATTGAATGGTCGAGTGTCTGTCTGTCTTATAATGCAAGTAAGGATATTTCAGAAAAGAGAAGTTAAATAGAGGAAATACCCAGTTTGCTTGTTTTTCTCTGTCAAGAGATCATTCAAGAGCTTTACATCTTCAAATTCTCCATTAAGGGTGGAACCAAGAATAGCAGCGACGCAGATTGTGTTCTCATCAACCATTTCAACTGCTTTCACAGGATCCATCACATAGTACCCATCTCTAAGTTTCACTTCCTTCAACTCCACTTCAAAATACCTTGCAAATTTCTCCCAACAAACCTGAAGAAAAGAATTGTGTGCaaattatttatcaacattgtgatataaattatgattcattctttaagttattatttatttgctcCGTcgtatattatgtatatataatcaTCCGCACCTGAACATTGGCACCAGTGACAATGTTAGGCTTATCATAGGGCTTTCCCTCAGCTTTTCTCTTGTTCTGCCACTTTCTCTTGAATGCTAATCCAGCCAACATTATAGCCTCTGAAGATCCTACTGTTCCTACTCCAACTGCAGTCTCTGAATCTCCAAGTGGTGCGTTAAAGAGATGTGCTATCATATTAACACATCGGTTCTGTATGCACAAACAATCATAATTATGACTTCACTacaattttttaactttactTGAAGTGCGTGTGAACCACAATAATTAATTGACCAACaagtattttaacttttaaatgtTTAGTACTTCAACATTAATTGGACATTTGATATGTTGCTAGTAGTTTGCTAATTAAGGTGAGGATATATTGTTGCAacaactattttatttttttggagaTTCTTACCTAAATTTGATATACACCCCACAACTAATAAGAAATTTGGTGTATATTCTACAACGTATGTATGTATggatgttttatattttagtattggatgattgacactcattttataatttaaaattaataaatatgtgtcaatTATTTAACACTTTCGTGTATAGATGAAGAAGTTAACCAAACCTAggcaaattttttttttttacaccATTGTGTTTATCCTTCAATTAAGCATTAGATGCTCAGCTTCCCCGAAACAAAAACTTTTGTGTATCAgaattcatattttctttacaTTAGACAATTTCAGTTTGAATTATTTAGAATAACAGTTTCATACTtcgtccttttttttttggtatttcAATTATCTAGAATAATAGTTTCatacttctttctttttatatttatatttctactTGCGCCTGTGGGTCCAATTTCGCCATCCATGCCCagtatatattcatataattttcaGATTTCCTTCATGCTTTATAATTAATGAGTCCACATAATCCcactttcatttttatgtaaaataaagaaaaacaagcaTGTGCATATTTTGCTTGTCTAAGATTCCAGAATATTTAAAagccaataataataataataataataataataataataataataataaaaggttAGCATTGTATTGCATACTAAGTCAAAGGAAAAGAGACAAGTTGATGATtcaaataaatgaaaagaaaaaaaatgaatagagGTTGTTGTT comes from Ricinus communis isolate WT05 ecotype wild-type chromosome 5, ASM1957865v1, whole genome shotgun sequence and encodes:
- the LOC8258742 gene encoding glutamate decarboxylase yields the protein MVLSKTASESDVSVHSTFASRYVRASLPRFKMPESSIPKEAAYQIINDELMLDGNPRLNLASFVTTWMEPECDKLIMASINKNYVDMDEYPVTTELQNRCVNMIAHLFNAPLGDSETAVGVGTVGSSEAIMLAGLAFKRKWQNKRKAEGKPYDKPNIVTGANVQVCWEKFARYFEVELKEVKLRDGYYVMDPVKAVEMVDENTICVAAILGSTLNGEFEDVKLLNDLLTEKNKQTGWDTPIHVDAASGGFIAPFLYPELEWDFRLPLVKSINVSGHKYGLVYAGIGWVIWRNKDDLPDELIFHINYLGADQPTFTLNFSKGSSQVIAQYYQLIRLGYEGYRNIMENCRDNMLVLKDGLEKTGRFTIVSKDNGVPLVAFSLKDNSSHNEFEISELLRRFGWIVPAYTMPPDAQHVTVLRVVIREDFSRTFAERLVLDIEKVLHELDTLPSRLREKIAIVEEKEKNGTKAAKKSVIETQREITTIWKKFVLEKKKMNGVC